A single genomic interval of Aureliella helgolandensis harbors:
- a CDS encoding DnaB-like helicase C-terminal domain-containing protein translates to MTKNANVLSSEYLHALYGNCSRGQVVFVKPCRNQVSAVFNIDQLDLAARHVELEPTDLFIKVNPIDYDRVKQRNLHGIGSEKEVEAVVSLHFDIDAGKPGYATQQDMLAALDTMPLSPSAIIQSDGDDGGYHVYWLLDEPHYIFDDENRMRCAAISGRWLEELRICAKGAKVDSTANLDRLLRPVGSIRKSGNTVAPLFINSDRRYKLQEFELPGLEKHLTPTIQRQQLSRFNVGCPSGFLDARAQGYIQAADKPHEGGRNSCAFRLAGNLASIVGDDGERLSESDILGYVLVWNALLPVPLDEMEVQQCVQNGLYRGKPREDKFARKREILTVDTDNLTAPTGETEAAKTYETTAGAPETVAGQTEVATTTDSTSATETTTGGLQLQLPPVTTSAIKLLDGYMDDIHSGTLPQLIRQRDALDGIEVGFGLLTVLGGPPGTGKTVIASQVAFDAIELNADLQVIIANAEMHFSALLRREFTRRTRIKSDDLRFGRLTQYERERIDEVASDIRATLLRVQVVEECNLFNLARLAGEKPSLIIVDYLQKFAPSGKDLRIGVGEVAATLRRLCLRGHAVLALSATKRDSKGSHNATELSLSSFKESGEVEYNADSAYVLRDEGALGEEWRRRVTLACVKNRHGAQKDFKLEFDRPRMEFLARTPQPLAEFGNLTEVDSDDSVEDFFL, encoded by the coding sequence GTGACTAAGAATGCAAACGTACTGTCGAGTGAATACCTCCATGCATTGTACGGGAACTGCAGTCGTGGTCAGGTCGTATTCGTAAAGCCCTGTCGCAATCAAGTGTCAGCGGTGTTTAATATCGATCAACTGGATTTAGCGGCGCGACATGTAGAGCTTGAGCCCACTGATTTGTTTATCAAGGTAAATCCAATTGACTACGATCGCGTCAAACAACGCAATCTGCACGGTATCGGCTCGGAGAAGGAGGTCGAAGCGGTTGTCTCATTGCATTTCGACATTGATGCAGGCAAACCTGGCTACGCTACTCAGCAGGACATGCTTGCCGCACTCGACACGATGCCACTGTCACCTAGCGCTATTATCCAGTCCGATGGCGACGATGGCGGCTACCACGTTTACTGGCTGCTCGATGAACCGCACTACATCTTCGACGATGAGAACCGCATGCGATGCGCGGCAATCTCGGGCCGATGGTTGGAAGAACTGAGGATCTGCGCTAAGGGTGCGAAAGTTGATTCCACTGCTAACTTGGACCGACTATTGCGGCCAGTCGGCTCGATTCGCAAGTCGGGGAACACTGTTGCACCGCTGTTTATCAATTCCGACCGTCGGTACAAATTGCAAGAATTCGAGCTCCCAGGACTAGAGAAGCACTTAACACCGACAATTCAACGGCAACAGTTGTCACGCTTCAATGTTGGATGTCCTTCAGGTTTTCTTGATGCTCGCGCACAGGGCTACATCCAAGCGGCCGACAAACCTCACGAAGGCGGACGGAACAGCTGTGCGTTTCGATTGGCTGGCAATTTGGCCTCAATCGTTGGGGATGACGGCGAGCGTCTGAGCGAGTCAGACATTCTTGGATATGTCCTCGTTTGGAACGCACTCCTGCCGGTGCCACTGGATGAAATGGAGGTGCAGCAATGCGTTCAGAATGGTCTGTACAGAGGAAAGCCTCGCGAGGACAAGTTTGCGAGAAAAAGGGAAATCCTAACTGTCGACACTGATAACCTCACAGCGCCAACAGGTGAAACAGAAGCAGCAAAAACCTACGAGACGACCGCTGGCGCTCCCGAGACTGTAGCAGGTCAAACCGAAGTGGCAACAACTACAGATTCGACAAGTGCCACGGAGACGACCACAGGAGGCTTACAGCTGCAACTGCCACCAGTTACGACGTCTGCGATTAAGTTGCTTGATGGCTACATGGATGACATTCACAGTGGGACGCTCCCACAGTTGATTCGGCAGCGGGACGCGCTCGATGGAATTGAGGTTGGGTTTGGACTGCTTACTGTCCTGGGAGGTCCCCCAGGGACCGGTAAGACGGTTATCGCCTCCCAGGTAGCTTTCGACGCTATCGAGCTCAACGCGGACTTACAGGTGATTATCGCGAATGCTGAGATGCATTTCAGTGCACTGCTAAGGCGGGAGTTCACGAGACGCACACGAATCAAAAGCGACGATCTGCGTTTCGGCCGACTTACCCAGTATGAGCGTGAACGTATCGACGAGGTGGCCAGCGATATACGCGCGACACTGTTGCGAGTACAGGTAGTCGAGGAATGCAATCTGTTCAATCTTGCAAGGCTGGCAGGCGAGAAGCCGAGCCTAATCATTGTCGACTACCTGCAAAAGTTCGCACCCAGTGGGAAGGATTTGCGGATAGGTGTCGGTGAAGTTGCAGCGACGCTACGGCGACTTTGTCTGCGCGGACATGCTGTTCTAGCACTGTCGGCAACAAAGAGGGATTCCAAAGGTTCTCACAACGCCACAGAGCTAAGCCTAAGCTCCTTCAAGGAGTCGGGGGAGGTTGAGTACAACGCCGATTCAGCATACGTCCTGCGGGATGAGGGAGCCCTTGGCGAGGAATGGCGCCGGCGAGTAACGCTTGCGTGCGTCAAGAATCGCCACGGAGCGCAAAAGGACTTCAAGCTTGAGTTTGACCGACCGCGTATGGAGTTCTTAGCGCGAACGCCGCAACCGCTCGCGGAGTTTGGCAACCTAACAGAAGTCGATAGCGATGATTCAGTGGAGGACTTTTTCTTGTGA
- a CDS encoding DNA modification methylase, which yields MKIEMWTLSKLKPYPGNPRINKHAVEAVATSLREYGFRQPIVVDAEGVVVCGHTRLQAAHKLGLDKVPVHIATDLTQEQVRAYRIADNQTATIADWNMDLLPLELCGLRDDGYDLGLLGFDAEELDRIMGGEVQDGECDPDDVPLPPEEPVTRPGDLWVLGKHRLLCGDSTKPEDLARLMDGQQADLWLTDPPYNVDYTGRTKDALKVANDSMAGQEFKAFLLGAFTNAFNVSKPGAAFYIWHADSEGYTFRGAVHECGQRVRQCLIWNKNIMVMGRQDYHWQHEPCLYGWKDGASHGWYSDRKQTTVLNFDRPSRSEQHPTMKPVALFAYLIVNSSARGSKVLDTFAGSGTTLLACEQTGRQAFLMELDPIYCDVIVDRYQRFSGKPAVLQRTGDSPIPMESSVQASR from the coding sequence ATGAAGATCGAGATGTGGACACTGTCGAAACTCAAGCCGTATCCTGGCAACCCGCGTATCAACAAGCACGCCGTTGAGGCGGTTGCCACCTCGCTGCGTGAGTACGGATTCCGGCAGCCAATCGTCGTTGATGCCGAGGGTGTTGTCGTCTGTGGGCACACACGACTCCAAGCGGCACACAAGCTGGGACTGGACAAAGTACCGGTCCACATTGCAACGGACCTTACCCAGGAGCAAGTACGAGCCTACCGCATCGCAGACAATCAGACCGCGACGATAGCCGACTGGAACATGGACCTGCTGCCACTGGAGCTGTGCGGCCTGCGCGACGATGGGTACGACCTGGGCCTGCTGGGCTTCGACGCCGAGGAGCTGGACCGGATTATGGGAGGCGAGGTGCAGGACGGTGAATGCGACCCCGACGACGTCCCACTGCCACCAGAGGAGCCTGTGACGCGTCCTGGTGACCTGTGGGTACTTGGGAAGCATCGTCTACTGTGTGGCGACTCAACCAAGCCTGAGGACCTTGCTAGGCTCATGGATGGACAGCAAGCCGACCTGTGGCTCACCGACCCTCCCTACAACGTGGACTACACGGGAAGGACCAAGGACGCCCTCAAAGTAGCCAACGACTCGATGGCGGGCCAAGAATTCAAGGCCTTTCTACTGGGGGCCTTCACCAACGCTTTCAACGTGTCCAAGCCCGGCGCCGCGTTCTACATCTGGCACGCTGACTCCGAAGGGTACACCTTCCGAGGCGCAGTGCACGAGTGTGGTCAACGGGTGCGTCAGTGTCTGATATGGAATAAGAACATCATGGTGATGGGGCGTCAGGATTACCACTGGCAACATGAGCCGTGCCTCTACGGTTGGAAGGACGGAGCATCGCATGGCTGGTACTCCGACCGCAAGCAAACGACCGTCCTAAACTTCGACCGACCCAGTCGTAGCGAGCAACACCCCACGATGAAGCCCGTTGCACTGTTTGCCTACCTCATCGTGAACAGTAGTGCGCGTGGCTCCAAGGTGCTGGATACATTCGCAGGCTCCGGGACCACGCTCTTAGCCTGCGAACAGACGGGCAGGCAAGCCTTCCTGATGGAACTCGATCCAATCTACTGCGATGTCATCGTCGATCGCTATCAACGGTTCAGTGGCAAGCCAGCGGTACTCCAGCGCACGGGCGACTCACCCATACCGATGGAGTCGAGTGTTCAGGCAAGCCGCTGA
- a CDS encoding sigma-70 family RNA polymerase sigma factor, with the protein MRISPSLSDHQVEECRKLVLRKAKRFFGRTLTAHDLEDTCSHTMLQILSKLSNFDETRGSFYGYVSQITDSSLLDASRQRRAKKHQGALNLASLHSSVDAGVDAATELWQCIDEQSLKRRIGGRTQTFADTQLGIDLQEASEHLTSGQRSLLKAKLEGHSATELARHFGVCRGTIYRRMVALRHRLSGLQIYLHE; encoded by the coding sequence ATGCGGATTTCGCCGTCGCTTTCTGACCACCAAGTTGAGGAATGCAGGAAGCTAGTCCTTCGGAAAGCTAAACGCTTCTTTGGCCGAACCCTGACTGCCCACGATTTGGAAGATACATGCAGCCACACCATGCTGCAGATACTGTCCAAATTGTCGAACTTTGATGAAACGCGAGGTTCCTTCTACGGCTACGTTAGCCAGATCACGGACAGCTCACTCCTGGACGCTTCACGTCAGCGACGCGCTAAGAAACACCAGGGAGCCCTCAATCTGGCCTCCCTCCACTCTTCGGTTGACGCAGGAGTGGATGCAGCTACCGAACTCTGGCAATGCATCGACGAGCAGTCTCTGAAACGCCGTATCGGCGGTCGTACTCAAACATTTGCCGACACGCAGCTGGGCATCGATCTCCAAGAAGCATCTGAACATCTCACTAGCGGGCAGCGGTCACTTCTCAAGGCAAAACTTGAAGGCCATTCCGCGACAGAATTAGCGCGACATTTCGGCGTCTGCCGTGGAACGATCTACCGACGCATGGTGGCTTTGCGTCACAGGCTATCTGGACTTCAGATTTACTTGCATGAGTAG
- a CDS encoding helix-turn-helix domain-containing protein codes for MDTRRKLERNDGGWLNLVSVADYADASVPTVRRWLRRGLLPASKLASGTWRIRRDDLEAFLQGKAVAPSASQDELS; via the coding sequence ATGGATACGCGCCGCAAGCTCGAGCGAAACGATGGCGGATGGTTGAACCTCGTCAGCGTGGCCGACTATGCCGATGCGTCGGTACCCACCGTTCGGCGATGGCTCAGACGTGGCCTGTTGCCCGCCAGCAAGCTTGCTAGCGGCACGTGGCGCATCAGGCGGGATGACCTGGAAGCCTTCCTGCAAGGCAAGGCAGTGGCTCCTAGCGCCTCGCAGGATGAGCTCTCTTGA
- a CDS encoding toprim domain-containing protein, whose protein sequence is MKSDAIIGAIQSVTKGWAKQRKAEERGSRRPRGYYYSNRVNFSDIAHQILPDAYQHASGNGRFPVSQRQMYYASREKFRELTGREIDAAYFSQTILRKYLNTHTVDWKITADPRGTFTVPNANNEVRIPVGTLSIDRYLRDRTAVSDLQHISLPTQWPSIAENERYAAVLYIEKEGFEPLLNEAKIAERFDLAILSCKGQSVAAARQLVDHVCRVDGGVPLFVVHDFDEAGFQIASCLTSESEYALDNDRVAYHFQHQINVTDFGLRLADVEEYSLASEKVKYRNICLENVTSEEVSYLRSGRRVELNAFTAPEFIGWLEGKLKGHLPMRLVPDIQVLEAAYRRAIAVRRANQELIQSLVTAREEAIAAQIPENLKSRVANRIATKGETWDMALYQLAVEEHERD, encoded by the coding sequence ATGAAGTCAGACGCAATCATTGGTGCGATCCAGTCCGTAACCAAGGGCTGGGCGAAGCAGCGTAAGGCTGAGGAGCGCGGATCCCGCCGTCCGCGAGGCTACTACTACTCAAATCGAGTGAACTTTTCTGACATTGCACATCAAATACTCCCAGACGCTTACCAGCATGCGTCTGGCAACGGAAGATTTCCGGTATCCCAGCGACAGATGTACTACGCAAGCCGCGAGAAATTCCGTGAGTTGACTGGTCGTGAAATCGATGCAGCCTACTTCTCGCAGACCATCCTACGCAAGTATCTCAACACTCACACGGTCGACTGGAAGATCACCGCGGATCCTCGAGGAACATTCACCGTTCCCAACGCTAACAACGAAGTGCGCATTCCGGTTGGAACGCTCTCGATTGACAGGTACTTGCGGGACCGGACTGCGGTGAGCGACCTGCAACACATCTCGCTTCCCACCCAGTGGCCGTCGATTGCGGAAAACGAGCGATACGCCGCAGTGCTTTATATCGAAAAGGAAGGATTCGAGCCGCTGTTGAACGAGGCAAAAATCGCGGAACGATTCGACTTGGCGATCCTTTCGTGCAAAGGCCAGTCCGTCGCTGCCGCGAGACAACTCGTTGATCATGTTTGCCGTGTTGACGGTGGCGTACCGCTTTTTGTAGTGCATGATTTCGACGAAGCTGGATTTCAGATTGCCAGCTGCCTGACATCAGAGTCGGAGTATGCCCTAGACAACGATCGGGTTGCATACCATTTCCAGCACCAAATAAACGTGACTGACTTCGGCCTGCGTCTGGCCGACGTCGAAGAATACTCATTGGCGTCGGAAAAGGTCAAGTACCGTAACATCTGCCTGGAGAACGTCACGTCGGAGGAAGTCTCTTATCTCCGTTCAGGTAGACGTGTTGAACTCAATGCGTTCACCGCACCCGAGTTTATTGGGTGGCTAGAGGGCAAGCTGAAAGGGCATCTTCCGATGCGGCTGGTACCTGACATTCAAGTCTTGGAAGCTGCATACCGTCGAGCAATTGCCGTGAGAAGGGCAAATCAAGAACTTATACAAAGTCTTGTTACCGCTCGCGAGGAAGCTATCGCAGCACAAATTCCTGAAAACTTGAAAAGTCGCGTCGCCAATAGGATCGCGACAAAAGGGGAAACTTGGGATATGGCTCTCTATCAGCTAGCCGTTGAGGAGCACGAGCGTGACTAA